Genomic segment of Candidatus Cloacimonadota bacterium:
CGAAAGTAATCTCAATTTCCTTATCGATGGGAGGGAACTTCTTCGGATCGAAACGAGCTGTAAATTTAGCATCTTTGGTTTCCAGGAAAACTATAAATTCATTTCCCATTGGTTCGACGACTTCACACATTGCTTTAATCTTTTGCGGAAATTCTGCCATCTGATCGTAAGCAGCATCATAAATATCTTCCGGACGAATTCCCATCATAACTTCTTTATTTATATATTTTTTCATTCTATCTGCATCCGGAATTTCCACTTCAATAGTATCTGTTACAAACTTGATCTTTTTATTTTTTTCAAAAACTTTTCCTTTTATCTGATTTATGGCAGGACTTCCCACAAAACCTGCTACAAAAAGATTTACCGGTTCGTTGTAAATCTTCAGCGGAGAAGCGATCTGATGGATCACGCCATCTTTCATTACCACCATTTTATCTGCCATTGTCATTGCTTCCACCTGATCGTGAGTTACATAAATAATGGTTGTATCGAGCTTCTTGTGGAGTTTGATGATCTCAGCACGCATTTGCACACGCAGCTTTGCATCCAGGTTGGAAAGTGGTTCGTCGAACAGGAAAACTTTTGGTTTACGAACGATTGCTCTTCCCAAAGCTACACGCTGACGCTGGCCACCCGAAAGTTGTTTAGGCTTGCGATCTAAAAGTTCCTCAATCTCCAGGAGTTCAGCAGATTCTTTTACGATCTGATCGATCTCTGATTTTGGATATTTACGCAATTGTAAAGCGAATGCCATATTGTCATAAACCGTCATGTGCGGATAAAGCGCATAATTTTGAAAAACCATGGCAATATCTCGGTCTTTGGGCAAAATATCATTTACAATCTTATCGCCAATTGCAATTTCTCCAGCGGTGATCGTTTCCAAACCTGCGATCATGCGAAGTGTAGTTGTTTTGCCGCAGCCGGAAGGTCCGACTAATATTACAAATTCTTTATCTTCTGCAGTAAAATTTGCCTTCTTTACTGCTTGAAATCCGTTATCATAAATCTTGTCGACGTTTTTTACTATTACTTCAGCCATTTATTCCCTCATTTTATTTCATTCTCAATTAATTTCGTAGAATGTAGTTATTATTGTCAAATAATTTGTGAAATGTTATGTTATAGTCATTAAATATTTCCTTCAGAATTTCATTGTCAAACAGACCGTGAAATCCAATTTGGCAATAGTAAGTAAAGGAAGGTGAAATATGAATACTGGAACGAAAACCTGGATAAAATTAGGAATTTTTTTGATCATGCTGATCATTATAGTTATTGATTTTTTTGTGATAAGATATTTACAAAAAAAAATGGATAATATCACAATTATAACATATCAGGACAGCACGCTTTTACGTGTTTCCCCCAAATCTTTAAACGAACCGACAATTCTGGTAACTCAGCAATTTGTGGATAAATTCAATCATTACAAATCACCTTTCAATGATGGTATGACTTTCGATCAATTGATCGATGAATATATCCGAAACCGTTGGAGTGATCATTATGGCTGTGTTCGCGGAACAGCAGAAAAGAAACGAATTCATGAAGGTATCGATCTTTTTGTTCCCGAAAATACTCCGGTTTATCCACTCACAGATTATGGAATCGTTACAGAAGCCAGCGATAATCCTCATTATCTGGTGGAAGTGGATTACAAGAAAAAAGACGGATCCGTACATCAAACCAAGATCGAGTATGGAAAAACAGTCCGCATTCTCTATCCGGAAGGCATCGAAAGTATCTACACGCATTTGAATGAAGTTTATGTGCAGGCGGGACAGGAAGTAAATAGCGATACAATAATTGGGCTTACAGGTTTAACAGGAAATATTCGCAACAGCGGAAAAGCATCGCATCTGCATCTGGAATTACGCGATAAGAATAATAGATCTTTCGATCCGCGCCATCGACTGAGATTCGATCAGGGGTCCCTGGAATTTTTTTTAGAGCATTTGAAGCTGGGAGAGTAGGAAAAACTATTTATTCAAAAACGTCCTGATCAGATTTGCACAAACATGATAGCGATATTCTTTATCGGAACGCAGATCAGAAATTGGTGTGATCTCCTGGTTTAGAATTTCTTCAACTTTGTTATAATCGATTTCTGTGATGGCTTTTCCCTGTAGATATTCTTCCATTTTGGGAAGACGTCGTGCATATTCATTCAAACTTCCCACAGCCAGTTTTATCTCTGAAATTTTTTCGAAAGATTCTTTTTTCAATCCTGCCAGAGCAACTTTGGCGATGGTAAGAGTTTTGCGTGCTCCCACTTTTTCGTAAAAAGTTTTATAACCTTCTTCAGCATTTTTAAGAATAATAATGCGATAAATTATCTCTTCCGGTTTCATTACATGCAGCTTATATCCTTTAAAGAAGTCAGAAATTGAAATTGAACGGGAATTGCCAGCAGACTTCAATTCCAATTTTGCATCTAATATCAGTAAAAGCGGCATCACGTCAGCGGTTGGAGAACCGTTGGCAATATTCCCGCCAATCGTAGCAGAAGTCTGCAATATAGGAGAAGCAAAGTAATCCAGGGAGTTCTGGAAAAAAGGCAGATATTTTTTGATGATGGGAGATTTTAATATTTCAAAGAAAGTGGTTGTAGCTCCTATGGAAATCTCAAATTCACTTTCCGAAATTCCATTCAATTCCTTTAGGTGATTGATGTAGATAACTTCACCTTTGTCAATTATATCGTTTTTGATCTGAACATTGATGTCCGTTCCACCGGCTAAAAAATATCTATTTTCAGTGCTTTCCTGCAATCTTGAAAGCAAGTCTGTTAAATTCTCTGGTTTATAAAATTCCATAATAACCTACCAAATAATAATCATTTAATTCGGTTGCAATTTTCATTCCTGCCTGAAAGTTAATTGATGCTATTTCTCTTTTCGCTGGCAAGCCAACAGCACGGATTCAAAAATTTTCTGATAACCGGTACAGCGGCAGATATTACCTGAAAGTGCTCTTTTGATCTTCTCTAAACTCGCTTCGCCATCTGATTTTAAATAATAATATGATGAAACGAAAAATCCCGGAAAACAGAATCCGCATTGTACGGCGTTTGTTTCATCGTAGCAGTCGATCAAAAGTTTTCCAAGTGGAAGTTCTGCCAGACCTTCGGAAGTCATAACTTCTTTTCCTTCGGCGTGAATTACATTTACAATGCAGCTGGTTACGGGCTTGCCATCCAGCAGAACTGTGCAGGCGCCGCATTCTCCTTCGCCGCAACTTTCTTTTGTTCCAGTAAGTTGGAAGTCTTCGCGAAGTACATCCAAAAGACGTTTCATGGGTTCTACATCGACTGAAACAGATTTACCATTCAATTTGA
This window contains:
- the ugpC gene encoding sn-glycerol-3-phosphate ABC transporter ATP-binding protein UgpC; this translates as MAEVIVKNVDKIYDNGFQAVKKANFTAEDKEFVILVGPSGCGKTTTLRMIAGLETITAGEIAIGDKIVNDILPKDRDIAMVFQNYALYPHMTVYDNMAFALQLRKYPKSEIDQIVKESAELLEIEELLDRKPKQLSGGQRQRVALGRAIVRKPKVFLFDEPLSNLDAKLRVQMRAEIIKLHKKLDTTIIYVTHDQVEAMTMADKMVVMKDGVIHQIASPLKIYNEPVNLFVAGFVGSPAINQIKGKVFEKNKKIKFVTDTIEVEIPDADRMKKYINKEVMMGIRPEDIYDAAYDQMAEFPQKIKAMCEVVEPMGNEFIVFLETKDAKFTARFDPKKFPPIDKEIEITFDMKKAHFFDLESEDRI
- a CDS encoding M23 family metallopeptidase → MNTGTKTWIKLGIFLIMLIIIVIDFFVIRYLQKKMDNITIITYQDSTLLRVSPKSLNEPTILVTQQFVDKFNHYKSPFNDGMTFDQLIDEYIRNRWSDHYGCVRGTAEKKRIHEGIDLFVPENTPVYPLTDYGIVTEASDNPHYLVEVDYKKKDGSVHQTKIEYGKTVRILYPEGIESIYTHLNEVYVQAGQEVNSDTIIGLTGLTGNIRNSGKASHLHLELRDKNNRSFDPRHRLRFDQGSLEFFLEHLKLGE
- a CDS encoding xanthine dehydrogenase family protein subunit M, with product MEFYKPENLTDLLSRLQESTENRYFLAGGTDINVQIKNDIIDKGEVIYINHLKELNGISESEFEISIGATTTFFEILKSPIIKKYLPFFQNSLDYFASPILQTSATIGGNIANGSPTADVMPLLLILDAKLELKSAGNSRSISISDFFKGYKLHVMKPEEIIYRIIILKNAEEGYKTFYEKVGARKTLTIAKVALAGLKKESFEKISEIKLAVGSLNEYARRLPKMEEYLQGKAITEIDYNKVEEILNQEITPISDLRSDKEYRYHVCANLIRTFLNK
- a CDS encoding (2Fe-2S)-binding protein, giving the protein MIINFKLNGKSVSVDVEPMKRLLDVLREDFQLTGTKESCGEGECGACTVLLDGKPVTSCIVNVIHAEGKEVMTSEGLAELPLGKLLIDCYDETNAVQCGFCFPGFFVSSYYYLKSDGEASLEKIKRALSGNICRCTGYQKIFESVLLACQRKEK